From a region of the Coffea arabica cultivar ET-39 chromosome 3e, Coffea Arabica ET-39 HiFi, whole genome shotgun sequence genome:
- the LOC113736236 gene encoding F-box/kelch-repeat protein At3g23880, giving the protein MEGNEKMAIGQQIPSSSVQVSDHPLILPDLPFQVITEILARLPVKSLMRFKCVSKSWLSLTLSPHFIKRHLSFSTSKDREYLLFIDYNSGRFKHCSLASLLYEQPSDAVEIVCPQLECRDLSVLLVGCCNGMICICTNREGFVLWNPSTRKSKTLPNFSFEKTSEHKFYASCGFGYDETNDDYKVVAVTCYCAEDWEPFASEVKVYSTKADTWRRIGDFPGGYPMDGSRYCGTFAAGKVHWVLNRAFCPYVVFLDLATETYGSLDLAGDAIKSNHDSFVTDIQTVGGSLYFFCRNYVHGLVDLWVLKEYEVIESWTKVVSALSNDKRYFLSVLYQLENGKLLVVLESDVRVLNPKNNKSRRLLRSVYTRSASIYVESLVSPGSVDATTMMSGLQLRTLKASTSRTQD; this is encoded by the exons ATGGAAGGCAATGAAAAGATGGCCATAGGCCAACAAATCCCTTCCTCTTCAGTGCAAGTTTCAGACCACCCGCTAATACTGCCGGATCTTCCCTTTCAAGTCATCACTGAGATTCTCGCAAGGCTACCTGTGAAGTCACTCATGAGATTCAAGTGCGTTTCAAAATCGTGGCTTTCCTTGACGTTAAGCCCTCATTTCATCAAGCGTCACCTCAGTTTCAGTACATCAAAGGACAGAGAATACTTGCTATTTATAGACTATAATTCTGGCAGGTTCAAACACTGTTCTCTTGCTTCTTTGTTGTATGAACAGCCTAGTGATGCAGTTGAAATAGTTTGTCCCCAATTGGAATGCCGTGATCTGTCAGTTTTGTTAGTGGGATGTTGTAATGGGATGATTTGCATTTGCACTAATAGAGAAGGTTTCGTCTTATGGAACCCATCTACCAGAAAATCAAAGACATTGCCTAATTTTAGTTTTGAAAAAACGAGTGAGCATAAATTCTATGCTTCATGTGGTTTTGGATACGACGAGACTAACGATGATTATAAAGTAGTGGCAGTTACCTGCTACTGTGCTGAAGATTGGGAGCCCTTTGCTTCTGAGGTTAAAGTTTATAGTACAAAAGCTGATACTTGGAGGAGAATTGGGGATTTTCCTGGTGGTTATCCAATGGACGGAAGCAGGTACTGTGGTACTTTTGCGGCGGGGAAGGTCCATTGGGTATTGAACAGAGCATTTTGTCCATATGTTGTTTTTCTTGATTTAGCTACAGAGACATATGGATCTCTTGATTTAGCTGGAGATGCGATCAAATCGAATCATGACAGTTTTGTAACAGACATACAAACTGTTGGTGGGAGCCTTTatttcttttgcaggaattATGTGCATGGTCTTGTAGATCTCTGGGTTTTGAAGGAATATGAAGTTATAGAATCTTGGACAAAGGTGGTTTCTGCCTTGAGCAACGACAAGAGGTATTTTCTTTCAGTATTGTACCAATTGGAGAATGGTAAACTTCTAGTGGTGCTTGAAAGTGATGTCAGAGTCTTGAATCCCAAAAATAACAAATCCAGGCGTCTCCTGAGGTCTGTCTACACTAGGTCTGCGAGTATTTATGTTGAAAGCCTAGTTTCGCCCGGTTCAGTTGATGCAACAACTATGATGAGTGGACTACAGTTGAGGACACTTAAA GCCTCAACAAGCAGGACACAAGACTAA
- the LOC113736399 gene encoding F-box/kelch-repeat protein At3g23880-like, which produces MNATSKFISSSFLCSSTNLQMESKGNGATNPHQSEDSNQPLILPDLPFEVITEILLRLPVKSLLKFKCVSKSWLSLISSSQFIKDHLCAFSSSEDGEQLQLLTVGIDLTDCYLKDCSLASLLHERQPANAAEVEIDCPPSLQLSRYFNVVGCCDGLFCIDCMRTGVFLWNPSTRKSKKLPSFSSPTVDLLKEEDYYQVCGFGYDKDRDDYKVVKVVCSLDEDYRPSGSEVIVYSVKTESWKSIGEFQGGFPSVGGCGCLVNGRLHWELHNAGWDFKVVFLDLATETFGSLDLALKTNGGTGISGRNGFRSDLGTFGGSLCFVCKNYRDHFVELWVMKEYGVGESWTKVLSVPVDKTRLVFRALCIPGSDRFLVELKDELRLYDPKDDSFRLLPWSGNHTVPRIFVQSLVSPNPNAAAEMHQQH; this is translated from the coding sequence ATGAATGCAACGAGTAAATTTATAAGTTCTTCCTTCCTTTGCAGCAGCACAAACCTCCAGATGGaaagcaaaggaaatggagCCACCAATCCCCACCAATCCGAAGATTCAAACCAACCCTTAATATTGCCTGACCTCCCCTTTGAAGTAATCACTGAGATCCTCCTAAGGCTACCAGTCAAATcccttttgaaattcaaatgcgTTTCGAAATCGTGGCTGTCCCTAATCTCAAGCTCTCAATTCATCAAAGATCACCTCTGTGCTTTCAGCTCATCAGAGGATGGAGAACAACTACAGCTGCTCACTGTGGGAATTGATCTCACAGATTGTTATCTCAAAGATTGCTCTCTTGCCTCTTTGTTGCATGAACGGCAGCCTGCAAATGCAGCTGAGGTTGAAATTGATTGTCCACCTAGTCTTCAACTGAGTAGGTACTTTAACGTTGTGGGATGCTGTGATGGGCTATTTTGCATTGATTGCATGAGAACAGGTGTGTTCTTGTGGAACCCATCTACTAGAAAATCCAAGAAATTGCCCAGTTTTAGTAGCCCAACAGTGGACCTACTGAAGGAGGAAGATTACTACCAAGTATGTGGTTTCGGATATGATAAGGATCGTGATGATTATAAAGTGGTGAAAGTTGTCTGCTCCTTAGATGAAGACTATCGTCCCTCAGGGTCTGAAGTTATAGTTTATAGCGTAAAGACTGAATCCTGGAAGAGCATTGGGGAGTTTCAAGGTGGTTTCCCTAGTGTGGGGGGCTGCGGCTGTCTCGTCAATGGGAGGCTCCACTGGGAATTGCATAATGCAGGCTGGGATTTCAAGGTTGTTTTTCTTGATTTAGCAACAGAGACGTTCGGTTCTCTTGACTTGGCACTAAAAACAAATGGAGGGACAGGGATATCAGGCCGTAATGGTTTTCGATCTGATTTGGGAACTTTTGGAGGGAGTCTTTGTTTCGTTTGTAAGAATTATAGGGATCATTTTGTAGAGTTGTGGGTTATGAAGGAATATGGGGTTGGAGAATCTTGGACTAAGGTCCTTAGTGTCCCGGTTGACAAGACAAGACTTGTGTTTAGAGCACTGTGCATTCCAGGCAGTGATAGATTTTTGGTGGAGCTTAAAGATGAACTCAGACTCTATGATCCAAAAGATGACTCCTTCAGGCTTCTCCCATGGTCTGGTAATCATACTGTTCCTAGAATTTTTGTCCAAAGCCTGGTTTCACCCAACCCAAATGCAGCTGCAGAGATGCATCAACAACACTAG
- the LOC113737169 gene encoding membrane protein PM19L: protein MARTVGRSLAAPLLFLNLIMYFIVLGFASWGLNHYINGQTNHPSFGGNGATPFFLTFAILASVLGIASKLAGGNHLRAWRSDSLAAAGASSLVAWAVTILAFGLACKEINVGGWRGWRLKVLEGFIIALGVTQLLYVLLIHAGMFSSRYGPGYRDPDYGLGAPGTEPKGTAGVTGSRV, encoded by the exons ATGGCTAGAACGGTTGGAAGAAGCTTGGCTGCTCCATTACTGTTTCTGAACCTGATTATGTATTTCATCGTTTTAGGCTTTGCGAGTTGGGGCCTCAATCATTACATCAATGGGCAGACTAACCATCCCA GCTTTGGGGGAAACGGAGCAACCCCGTTCTTCCTGACATTCGCTATACTAGCTTCTGTTCTGGGGATTGCTTCGAAGTTAGCAGGTGGAAACCATTTAAGGGCTTGGAGAAGCGACAGTCTAGCGGCTGCTGGAGCATCTTCCTTAGTCGCATGGGCCGTAACTATTCTAGCTTTCGG ATTGGCATGCAAGGAGATAAATGTTGGAGGCTGGAGGGGATGGAGGTTAAAGGTTCTTGAGGGGTTTATAATAGCGCTAGGAGTGACTCAATTGCTCTATGTGCTGCTGATCCATGCTGGGATGTTCAGCAGCAGATATGGTCCAGGGTACAGGGACCCTGACTATGGTCTTGGTGCACCTGGAACTGAGCCCAAAGGTACCGCAGGTGTTACAGGGTCTAGGGTCTAA